The following proteins come from a genomic window of Populus nigra chromosome 6, ddPopNigr1.1, whole genome shotgun sequence:
- the LOC133696156 gene encoding wall-associated receptor kinase-like 10: protein MKVKQYSCVLLLYFLTLTTLSSSVASQTCKNSCGQIPIKYPFGTGLGCGDPRFQQYVTCNQEKLTLTTHTGCYPVTNIEYSSQVIHISDPSMSTCACTQTSKGFGLDWDAPFSFHDDTVFTLLDCSTTSSPIYRTNGAYDVDSNTTVIPQCDRTGAPICSFLYSCRAISMLNLPISTCCVYTPVDLGPSFEMDLQKLQCTSYSGFYSFNGQESNPENWKYGIALKYKFNVYNDYPSSCANCERSNGVCGYGGAYNTFVCNCPGGLNTTSDCFFRSPYNHSPRLLPRHTAGNFLIFSLAYFMVRVLL from the exons ATGAAGGTCAAGCAATATTCTTGTGTCCTTCTTCTCTACTTCTTAACTCTCACAACCCTCTCCTCCTCGGTAGCCTCGCAAACCTGCAAGAACTCTTGTGGCCAAATTCCCATCAAGTATCCCTTTGGAACTGGCCTTGGCTGTGGGGATCCACGATTTCAACAATACGTgacttgcaaccaagaaaagctCACTTTAACCACCCATACTGGCTGCTATCCGGTCACCAACATAGAATATTCCAGTCAAGTTATACACATCTCTGATCCCTCCATGTCAACCTGTGCTTGCACTCAAACAAGCAAAGGGTTTGGCCTAGACTGGGACGCTCCCTTCTCTTTTCACGACGATACTGTCTTTACTTTACTTGACTGCTCAACCACTTCATCGCCTATCTACAGAACCAATGGCGCCTATGATGTTGATAGCAACACCACAGTAATCCCTCAGTGTGACAGAACAGGTGCACCCATTTGCAGTTTCTTATATTCTTGCAGAGCAATCAGTATGCTCAATCTTCCAATCTCTACCTGCTGTGTTTACACACCAGTAGATCTTGGGCCTTCTTTTGAAATGGATTTACAAAAGTTGCAATGCACTTCCTACTCTGGGTTCTATAGCTTCAATGGCCAAGAATCTAACCCTGAAAACTGGAAGTATGGGATAGCACTTAAATACAAGTTCAATGTGTACAATGACTATCCAAGTTCTTGTGCTAACTGCGAGAGAAGTAATGGAGTTTGTGGTTACGGCGGAGCTTACAACACATTTGTTTGTAACTGTCCTGGTGGCCTCAACACAACATCAGATTGTTTCTTTCGATCACCATATAATCACAGTCCGAGGCTTCTCCCAAGGCACACTGcag GCAATTTCTTGATCTTTTCCTTGGCATACTTTATGGTCCGGGTCCTCCTTTAG
- the LOC133697832 gene encoding hydroxyproline O-galactosyltransferase GALT6-like gives MIHHRVKLLSRLTLIQALMAVFILYLLFMTLQVPLVLKTALLYASDGSLSDALPRPLYLADSVRVEPRRIMKETRAVSGLFFNDTVFDAIDTATDEFSVLHKAARQAWVVGKKLWEEVESGKIRPDLNKGNTTEQKCPNSIVLSESEFGARNWIVELPCGLTLGSHITVVGKPRWAHPERDPKIALVKEGEEAVMVSQFMMELQGLKTVDGEDPPRILHFNPRLKGDWSGKPVIEQNTCYRMQWGNALRCEGWSSRADEETVDGLVKCEKWLRDDDSSSEDSKATWWLNRLIGWKKKMSYNWPYPFVEGKLFVLTLSAGLEGYHINVDGRHITSFPYRTGFVLEDATGLYLNGDVDVQSVFAASLPASHPSFAPQQHLEMFKKWQAPPLPNDQAELFIGVLSAGNHFAERMAVRKTWMQHELIRSSKIVARFFVALNGRKEINVDLKKEAEYFGDIVIVPYMDNYELVVLKTVAICEYGVRTVDAKYIMKCDDDTFVRVDAVIKEAKKVRGDGSLYIGNINYYHKPLRNGKWAVTYEEWPEEDYPPYANGPGYIISCDVADFIVAEFESHKLRLFKMEDVSMGMWVEKFNNSKPVEYIHSLKFCQFGCIEDYYTAHYQSPRQMICLWDKLNQGKSQCCNMR, from the exons ATGATTCATCATCGAGTGAAGTTATTGAGTCGACTCACTTTGATTCAGGCTCTAATGGCTGTCTTTATTCTTTACCTTCTATTCATGACCCTTCAAGTCCCTCTCGTTCTCAAAACCGCCCTTCTTTACGCTTCTGACGGCTCTCTCAGCGATGCCTTACCCAGGCCTCTATATTTGGCGGATTCTGTTCGGGTCGAACCGAGAAGGATAATGAAAGAGACCCGAGCAGTCTCGGGTCTTTTCTTCAACGACACCGTCTTCGATGCCATTGATACTGCCACTGACGAGTTCTCTGTGCTCCACAAGGCTGCAAGACAGGCGTGGGTTGTTGGTAAAAAACTATGGGAAGAGGTGGAGTCGGGTAAAATCCGACCCGACTTGAATAAAGGCAACACCACTGAACAAAAATGTCCAAACTCTATTGTTTTATCGGAGTCCGAGTTCGGGGCTCGGAACTGGATCGTGGAGCTGCCGTGCGGGTTGACATTAGGGTCCCACATAACGGTGGTGGGGAAGCCAAGGTGGGCTCACCCGGAGCGAGACCCGAAAATAGCTTTGGTGAAGGAAGGGGAGGAGGCAGTGATGGTGTCACAGTTCATGATGGAGCTTCAGGGATTGAAGACCGTTGATGGAGAGGACCCACCTAGGATTTTGCATTTCAATCCCAGATTGAAAGGTGATTGGAGTGGGAAACCAGTGATAGAGCAGAATACTTGTTATCGAATGCAGTGGGGCAACGCTTTGAGGTGTGAGGGCTGGAGTTCTAGAGCTGATGAGGAAACTG TTGATGGACTGGTGAAATGTGAGAAGTGGCTTCGTGATGATGATAGTAGCTCAGAAGATTCTAAGGCGACCTGGTGGTTGAACAGGCTGATAGGGTGGAAAAAGAAGATGTCATACAACTGGCCCTATCCTTTTGTAGAGGGCAAATTGTTTGTTCTTACACTGAGTGCTGGCTTGGAAGGTTATCACATCAATGTTGATGGGAGACATATCACTTCTTTTCCATATCGCACT GGATTTGTTCTTGAGGATGCCACTGGACTATATTTGAATGGGGATGTTGATGTACAGTCTGTATTTGCTGCTTCTCTACCTGCTTCACATCCAAGCTTTGCTCCACAGCAGCATCTTGAGATGTTTAAAAAGTGGCAAGCACCTCCTCTTCCTAATGACCAAGCAGAGCTCTTCATTGGTGTCCTCTCTGCTGGCAACCATTTTGCTGAGCGGATGGCTGTGAGGAAAACCTGGATGCAGCATGAGTTGATAAGATCTTCAAAAATTGTAGCTCGGTTTTTTGTAGCATTG AATGGAAGAAAGGAAATAAACGTGGacctaaaaaaagaagcagagtATTTTGGTGATATTGTTATTGTTCCTTACATGGATAACTATGAACTTGTTGTCTTGAAGACTGTTGCTATCTGTGAATATGGG GTCCGTACAGTGGATGCAAAGTATATCATGAAGTGTGATGATGATACTTTTGTTAGAGTGGATGCCGTGATCAAGGAAGCGAAGAAAGTGCGGGGAGATGGGAGCCTATATATTGGAAACATTAACTACTACCACAAGCCCTTGCGTAATGGTAAATGGGCTGTGACGTATGAG GAATGGCCAGAAGAAGACTATCCACCCTATGCAAATGGTCCAGGCTACATCATTTCATGTGACGTTGCGGATTTTATTGTAGCTGAGTTTGAGAGTCACAAGTTGAGA TTATTTAAGATGGAAGACGTGAGCATGGGAATGTGGGTGGAAAAGTTTAACAATTCAAAACCCGTAGAATATATCCACAGCTTGAAGTTTTGCCAGTTTGGATGCATTGAAGATTATTACACTGCTCATTATCAGTCGCCAAGGCAGATGATATGCCTCTGGGACAAATTAAATCAAGGAAAATCCCAGTGCTGCAATATGAGatga